A single window of Cyanobacteriota bacterium DNA harbors:
- a CDS encoding MCE family protein, whose product RIASRLAQRLDDEELFQALKELAKNSSNAAAGVAKLTNELADLSKASKQELQSVSASIQQTTATLNRTLEQTSETVKGFGRTADQLTLTAGQVSSLLEANRATLILTLDNLNQTTRQLRIATAELTPAISRLSRGELLANLEALAANTATASANLRNMTNTLSSPANLLMLQQTLESARSTFQNVEKITSDLDELTGDPKLRQNLRNLINGLSGLVSSTQQLEQQTQLAFTLSTLAAAPEPPSSETQLRYQSTPSPVFIKLLPTATRPTSLPSPTGDTQ is encoded by the coding sequence CGGATTGCATCTCGCTTAGCCCAACGTCTAGATGACGAAGAGCTATTTCAAGCCTTGAAGGAGTTGGCAAAAAATTCCTCTAATGCCGCCGCCGGTGTTGCTAAGTTGACCAATGAGTTGGCAGACCTCAGCAAAGCCTCTAAGCAAGAACTGCAATCGGTGTCTGCCTCGATTCAACAAACCACAGCAACCTTAAACCGCACCCTAGAGCAAACATCTGAAACTGTAAAGGGCTTTGGGCGTACCGCAGACCAGTTAACCCTCACAGCCGGCCAGGTTAGCAGCCTACTAGAAGCAAACCGTGCCACCCTCATCCTAACGTTGGATAACTTGAATCAAACTACTCGTCAACTACGAATTGCTACCGCTGAGCTGACACCAGCCATTTCTCGGCTAAGCCGTGGCGAGTTGTTGGCTAACCTAGAAGCCCTAGCTGCAAATACAGCGACTGCCTCAGCTAACCTGCGGAACATGACAAACACCCTCAGTAGTCCCGCTAACTTGTTAATGTTGCAACAAACCCTAGAGTCCGCCCGATCAACCTTTCAAAATGTTGAAAAAATCACCTCTGATCTGGATGAATTAACAGGGGATCCGAAGCTACGCCAAAACTTGCGGAACTTGATTAACGGACTCAGCGGTTTGGTGTCATCTACCCAGCAGCTTGAGCAACAGACTCAACTTGCTTTCACTCTGTCTACCCTAGCAGCAGCTCCAGAACCGCCATCATCAGAGACTCAACTCAGGTATCAGAGTACTCCAAGTCCTGTGTTTATCAAGTTGCTGCCTACGGCTACCCGTCCTACATCATTACCATCCCCAACAGGCGACACTCAGTAG